The Castanea sativa cultivar Marrone di Chiusa Pesio chromosome 11, ASM4071231v1 genome contains a region encoding:
- the LOC142617270 gene encoding antimicrobial ginkbilobin-2-like protein, whose translation MLSSKYISVSFLLLSLSLHAVNCADPLYHFCFSQESYTATSRYGTNLNGLLNLLSTKVPSKGFGLSSTGQGQDQANGLALCRGDVSKTNCTTCVIDAGKELGNRCPYKKGAIIWYDNCLLKYSNIDFFGEIDNKNKFYMWNVQDVENPTSFNPKVKDLLSRLSNKAYANPKFYATGDLKLDSSSKLYGLAQCTRDLSGLDCKKCLDTAISELPNCCDGKRGGRVVGGSCNVRYELYPFVDA comes from the coding sequence ATGTTGAGCTCAAAATATATTTCTGTCAGCTTTCTATTACTCAGCCTCTCCCTCCATGCAGTCAATTGTGCTGACCCATTATACCATTTTTGTTTTAGCCAAGAAAGCTACACTGCCACTAGCCGTTATGGTACAAACTTGAATGGCTTGCTCAATCTTTTGTCCACCAAAGTTCCTTCAAAAGGGTTTGGTCTCAGCTCGACTGGGCAAGGCCAAGATCAAGCAAATGGTTTAGCCCTATGCCGGGGTGATGTCTCAAAAACAAACTGTACGACCTGTGTCATTGATGCAGGCAAAGAGCTTGGTAATCGTTGTCCTTATAAAAAAGGAGCGATAATTTGGTATGATAACTGTCTTTTGAAGTACTCGAACATTGATTTCTTTGGAGAAATCGATAACAAAAACAAGTTCTACATGTGGAACGTCCAAGATGTAGAAAATCCCACGTCATTCAATCCAAAAGTTAAGGATTTGTTAAGCAGGTTATCTAATAAAGCTTATGCCAATCCAAAATTCTATGCTACCGGGGACCTAAAGCTTGATTCATCAAGCAAACTATATGGTTTGGCTCAATGCACCAGGGACCTTTCAGGTCTTGATTGTAAGAAGTGTCTTGATACTGCGATTAGTGAACTTCCCAACTGTTGCGATGGAAAACGAGGTGGGCGAGTTGTTGGTGGCAGTTGTAACGTTAGATATGAACTTTACCCCTTTGTTGATGCCTAG